In the genome of Raphanus sativus cultivar WK10039 chromosome 9, ASM80110v3, whole genome shotgun sequence, the window AGCTGCAAACAGATTTGTGATAACAAGATTACCTGAAGCCTTCCTGTAGTATCCATGATAACTACATtgacattatttattttagctTCTTTTAGACCTTGCTTAGCTATATCTGCAGGTTTTACTTCAGTTCCTGCTGTATACATCGGCACACCAATCTGTGACAGAAAGAGATCATCggacaaatattttttgaacgGAATAGAATATCATCACATGATGATTCAAAAGTCCAATTTACAATACCTTTTCACCTAAGATGACGAGTTGATCAATGGCAGCAGGTCTGTACACATCTCCAGCAATAAGCATACAAGATTTTCCCTATGCAAAATGATCCAGTTATAATAAATGACAGAGAGTAACAATCCCTTCAAGATCTTCAAAAAAGCATACCTGCTTCTTTAGGTTATAAGCGAGTTTAGCGCAAACTGTTGTCTTCCCAACTCCTTGGAGTTCAGCAAGCAATATAACTGTAGGACCTGACTTTACAAACTGTATCTCAGATACTTCTCCACCCATCACCTTCACTAGCTCATCATGTACAATCTGAAAATTTGTATTGAAGAAGTTACAAATGATCACAGATCCTGGGTAAGATTAAGAACCTGGTTCATTGCGAGTTACCTTGACCAACTGCTGATCTGGTTTGAATCCTCGAATGACACCCATTCCAACGGCTTGGTCACTTACAGATTGAACAAACTTTCTAACAACAGGAAGGCTCACCTGTTTACACAACGTCCAAGCGAGTAAAATTACCTTTATACTGCAAAAAcgctgagaaaaa includes:
- the LOC130499481 gene encoding signal recognition particle subunit SRP54, chloroplastic-like — its product is MTKENIAEPMKDIRRALLEAYVSLPVVRKFVQSVSDQAVGMGVIRGFKPDQQLVKIVHDELVKVMGGEVSEIQFVKSGPTVILLAELQGVGKTTVCAKLAYNLKKQGKSCMLIAGDVYRPAAIDQLVILGEKIGVPMYTAGTEVKPADIAKQGLKEAKINNVNVVIMDTTGRLQVDKGMMDELKDVKRFLNPTETLLVVDAMTGQEAACNLCACRHLLRDNTSFYQ